A single genomic interval of Solimonas sp. K1W22B-7 harbors:
- a CDS encoding putative porin has protein sequence MKSEAIAASQPGRKPGMQPLAALMLLLPLVAAAAEPAGSSAETAVAQAAPEALVKPAPVEPAAEPVVDSALPAGALPAEPTPGLTPAEAASAPVPPVAQPPLVPVEMQMTPGLGESLPPPAPPVPKAAAPVAPAAADRNAKGGKVRVPYLSETQRGQIKDELRAEILDQARRENWAQPESVPEWVRKVRLEGEVMMRYEHSSFGDLNGLFVNYQEANRTGPINTTLPPQGQPLTVPTLNTSEDRDIPKLRAKLGLGYAVSEEVDLSIRLTTGNTINPVSNNQTAGTSFNKPSLVLDRAYIRYKPTSRLAVDIGRSPNQFATGTDLIWDRDLSFDGIGLRYRYPLTSERVLRIASGFYSVENTDPNYPSSSLVKDEGHNKWMWGTQVELRTDFIDKQLLRAGAGFYKFFDVEGELSSPCNAVSASVACDTDDSRPGFMQKGNTVFQIRNTQPINPGDPDFQFFGLATEFTVLALSATWEMPLDNNVRLAVDFDAAKNLALDEDEVRALSPDNNLGPCRPTSPTTVVCPWEGGGDAWQAQLRVGRPVVSMRGDWQLLGGYRRIESDAVLDAFTDSDFHLGGTNAKGYYLGGSWAFSRSAVLGLRYFGANEISSQKLAIDVWQADVTVKF, from the coding sequence ATGAAATCCGAAGCTATCGCTGCCTCGCAGCCCGGCCGCAAGCCTGGAATGCAGCCGCTGGCGGCCCTCATGCTGCTGCTGCCGCTGGTCGCGGCCGCCGCCGAGCCTGCCGGATCTTCTGCCGAAACGGCCGTGGCGCAGGCCGCGCCGGAAGCGCTGGTCAAGCCCGCGCCGGTCGAACCCGCCGCGGAACCGGTGGTGGATTCCGCGCTGCCTGCCGGCGCGCTGCCCGCGGAACCCACACCGGGCCTGACGCCGGCCGAAGCGGCCTCGGCACCGGTGCCGCCGGTGGCGCAGCCGCCGCTGGTGCCCGTCGAGATGCAGATGACCCCGGGTCTGGGCGAGTCGCTGCCGCCGCCGGCGCCGCCGGTTCCCAAGGCCGCCGCGCCCGTCGCGCCGGCCGCCGCCGACCGCAATGCCAAGGGCGGCAAGGTGCGCGTGCCCTACCTGTCGGAGACGCAGCGCGGCCAGATCAAGGACGAACTGCGCGCCGAAATCCTCGACCAGGCGCGGCGCGAGAACTGGGCGCAGCCCGAGTCCGTGCCCGAGTGGGTGCGCAAGGTACGCCTCGAGGGCGAGGTGATGATGCGCTACGAGCACAGCAGCTTCGGCGATCTCAACGGCCTGTTCGTCAACTACCAGGAAGCCAACCGTACCGGGCCGATCAACACCACGCTGCCGCCGCAGGGCCAGCCGCTGACGGTGCCGACGCTCAACACCAGCGAGGACCGCGACATCCCCAAGCTGCGTGCGAAGCTCGGCCTGGGCTATGCGGTGTCCGAGGAAGTCGATCTCAGCATCCGCCTGACCACCGGCAACACCATCAACCCGGTCAGCAACAACCAGACCGCGGGCACCAGCTTCAACAAGCCCAGCCTGGTGCTGGACCGCGCCTACATCCGCTACAAGCCGACCAGCCGCCTGGCGGTGGACATCGGCCGCAGCCCCAACCAGTTCGCCACCGGCACCGACCTGATCTGGGACCGCGACCTGAGCTTCGACGGCATCGGCCTGCGCTATCGCTACCCGCTCACCTCCGAGCGCGTACTCCGTATCGCCAGCGGCTTCTACTCGGTGGAGAACACCGATCCCAACTATCCGTCCAGCAGCCTGGTCAAGGACGAAGGCCACAACAAGTGGATGTGGGGGACGCAGGTCGAGCTGCGCACCGACTTCATCGACAAGCAGCTGCTGCGTGCCGGCGCCGGGTTCTACAAGTTCTTCGACGTCGAGGGCGAGCTGTCCAGCCCCTGCAACGCCGTGAGCGCCTCGGTAGCCTGCGACACCGACGATTCGCGCCCGGGCTTCATGCAGAAGGGCAACACGGTCTTCCAGATCCGCAACACCCAGCCGATCAATCCGGGCGATCCGGATTTCCAGTTCTTCGGCCTGGCCACCGAGTTCACGGTGCTGGCCCTGTCCGCCACCTGGGAGATGCCGCTGGACAACAACGTGCGCCTGGCCGTGGATTTCGACGCCGCGAAGAACCTGGCGCTGGACGAGGACGAGGTGCGGGCATTGTCGCCCGACAACAACCTCGGCCCCTGCCGTCCGACCAGCCCCACGACCGTGGTCTGCCCCTGGGAGGGCGGCGGCGATGCCTGGCAGGCACAGCTGCGCGTTGGCCGGCCGGTGGTGAGCATGCGGGGCGACTGGCAGTTGCTGGGGGGCTACCGCCGCATCGAGAGCGACGCGGTGCTGGACGCCTTCACCGACTCCGATTTCCACCTCGGCGGCACCAATGCCAAGGGCTATTACCTTGGCGGCAGCTGGGCCTTCTCGCGTTCGGCGGTGCTGGGCCTGCGCTACTTCGGTGCCAACGAGATCAGCTCGCAGAAGCTCGCCATCGACGTCTGGCAGGCCGACGTCACCGTCAAGTTCTGA
- a CDS encoding energy transducer TonB family protein: MASADHRKGKKRRRPLAVWLVGAVGLALLVGVVLMLTGKKDTPKKAVSSVVQLKLLTPPPPPPPPPPPKPEEKVVEEKTPQPEMKVEELDTKPPSEDPPSDEPPGPPALDAVGEGAGDGFGLAGKPGGSGYGNGGGGGGTRFGWYYSKVHDRVLQAMERRNRLKDKKHDVTAQVWLDAAGRVERVKLVGSTGESDLDQMILDTLRSMAQIDEPPPGDMPQPVNVRLGARNRAIRFKG; encoded by the coding sequence ATGGCCAGCGCCGACCACCGCAAGGGCAAAAAACGCCGGCGCCCCCTGGCCGTCTGGCTGGTCGGCGCGGTCGGCCTGGCGCTGTTGGTCGGTGTCGTGCTGATGCTGACCGGCAAGAAGGATACGCCGAAGAAAGCCGTGTCCTCGGTGGTGCAGCTCAAGCTGCTGACGCCTCCGCCGCCGCCACCCCCGCCGCCTCCGCCCAAGCCGGAAGAGAAGGTGGTCGAGGAGAAGACGCCGCAGCCGGAGATGAAGGTCGAGGAACTCGACACCAAGCCGCCGTCCGAAGATCCGCCTTCCGACGAACCGCCCGGCCCGCCGGCGCTGGACGCGGTGGGTGAGGGTGCCGGCGACGGCTTCGGCCTGGCCGGAAAGCCCGGCGGCAGCGGCTACGGCAATGGCGGCGGTGGCGGCGGCACGCGTTTCGGCTGGTACTACAGCAAGGTCCATGACCGCGTTCTCCAGGCGATGGAGCGGCGCAATCGCCTGAAGGACAAGAAGCACGACGTGACCGCCCAGGTCTGGCTCGACGCTGCCGGCCGCGTCGAGCGCGTCAAGCTGGTGGGTTCCACCGGCGAGAGCGACCTGGACCAGATGATTCTCGACACCCTTCGCTCGATGGCGCAGATCGACGAGCCACCGCCGGGCGACATGCCGCAGCCGGTCAACGTGCGCCTGGGCGCACGCAACCGCGCGATCCGATTCAAAGGTTAA
- a CDS encoding metal ABC transporter solute-binding protein, Zn/Mn family: protein MKLIASLGLAAALLAAQPASAALKVFACEPEWGALALALGGKNVEVYTATTALQDVHRIQPRPSLIAKYRQAELLVCTGAELEIGWMPALAEKGNNPRVAPGSTGYFEASRYVPMLEIPVKLDRAEGDVHPYGNPHIQTSPANIARVAKPLADKLAELDAAHAADYHAAQAQFDTRWQAAMARWTEKARPLQGVAVVSAHKSWAYLYQWLGLREVATLEPKPGIPPSGAQLENVLATLKTQPAKLVVYAAYQDRRPVDWLLQRSGLAAVELPFSPGGVPGTDDLFGTFDVTIDRLLQGLAGAKP, encoded by the coding sequence ATGAAACTGATCGCATCCCTTGGTCTCGCCGCTGCCCTGCTCGCGGCACAGCCGGCTTCGGCCGCCCTCAAGGTCTTCGCCTGCGAGCCCGAGTGGGGCGCGCTGGCGCTGGCGCTCGGCGGCAAGAACGTCGAGGTCTATACCGCCACCACCGCGCTGCAGGACGTGCACCGCATCCAGCCGCGGCCCAGCCTGATCGCGAAGTACCGCCAGGCCGAGCTGCTGGTCTGCACCGGCGCCGAGCTGGAGATCGGCTGGATGCCGGCGCTGGCCGAGAAGGGCAACAACCCGCGCGTGGCGCCCGGCAGCACCGGCTATTTCGAGGCGAGCCGCTACGTGCCGATGCTGGAAATTCCGGTGAAGCTGGACCGCGCGGAAGGCGACGTGCACCCCTACGGCAACCCGCATATCCAGACTTCGCCCGCGAACATCGCGCGCGTGGCCAAGCCGCTGGCCGACAAGCTGGCGGAGCTGGATGCCGCGCATGCCGCGGACTACCACGCCGCGCAGGCGCAGTTCGACACGCGCTGGCAGGCGGCGATGGCGCGATGGACCGAGAAGGCCAGGCCGCTGCAGGGCGTGGCCGTGGTCAGCGCGCACAAGTCCTGGGCGTATCTCTACCAGTGGCTGGGGCTGCGCGAGGTGGCGACGCTGGAGCCCAAGCCCGGCATCCCGCCCAGCGGCGCGCAGCTGGAAAACGTGCTGGCAACGCTGAAGACGCAGCCGGCCAAGCTGGTGGTCTACGCCGCCTACCAGGACCGCCGACCGGTGGACTGGCTGCTGCAGCGCAGCGGGCTGGCCGCGGTGGAGCTGCCGTTCTCGCCCGGCGGCGTGCCGGGCACGGATGACCTGTTCGGCACCTTCGACGTGACCATCGACCGCCTGCTGCAGGGCCTGGCCGGAGCCAAGCCTTGA
- a CDS encoding metal ABC transporter permease, whose protein sequence is MDLHFDWSLMGAPLLAGLLVASTHVLLGRRVLERGIIFIDLTIAQVAALGVILAGLHGDEGGLATQFAAAAAALAAAALLTWTERRFRHLQEALIGSLYVLSASVAVLLLAHDPHGSEHMQELLAGQILWVGYGQLWPVAILYALLLALWFALLRTRPAGFYFLFALAITASVQLVGVYLVFATLILPAIATAGMGEKRGLAAGYALAGAAYGLGLWLSVPFDLPAGPAIVCVLAGLTFLTAVMRGVMAR, encoded by the coding sequence ATGGACCTGCACTTCGACTGGTCGCTGATGGGCGCGCCGCTGCTGGCGGGCCTGCTGGTCGCCTCCACGCACGTGCTGCTGGGGCGGCGCGTGCTGGAGCGCGGCATCATCTTCATCGACCTCACCATCGCGCAGGTGGCGGCGCTGGGCGTGATCCTCGCCGGCCTGCACGGCGACGAGGGCGGCCTTGCGACGCAGTTCGCGGCGGCAGCGGCGGCGCTGGCCGCCGCCGCCCTGCTGACCTGGACCGAGCGGCGCTTCCGGCATCTGCAGGAAGCGCTGATCGGCAGCCTCTACGTGCTCTCCGCCTCGGTCGCCGTGCTGCTGCTGGCACACGATCCGCATGGCAGCGAGCACATGCAGGAACTGCTCGCCGGGCAGATCCTGTGGGTGGGCTATGGCCAGCTGTGGCCGGTGGCGATCCTCTACGCGCTGCTGCTGGCGCTGTGGTTCGCGCTGTTGCGGACACGGCCGGCGGGGTTCTACTTCCTGTTCGCGCTGGCGATCACCGCGTCGGTGCAGCTGGTCGGTGTGTACCTGGTGTTCGCCACACTGATCCTGCCGGCGATCGCGACGGCGGGCATGGGCGAGAAGCGCGGGCTGGCGGCGGGTTATGCGCTGGCCGGCGCGGCGTACGGGTTGGGATTGTGGCTGTCGGTGCCGTTCGATCTGCCGGCGGGGCCGGCGATTGTTTGTGTGCTGGCGGGGCTAACTTTTCTGACAGCAGTCATGCGTGGAGTGATGGCGCGATAG
- a CDS encoding ExbD/TolR family protein: protein MQMQEDKPYDDINVTPMLDLAYVLLVIFIVMTTAAVQGVKVNLPKASAQPSLAKSKTVAITINNQGAIFMDAIPVTREELKTRLQQKKAETPDLPVIVRGDSETQYQNVVDVLALLGELDITQLGLVTQRLVK from the coding sequence ATGCAGATGCAGGAAGACAAACCCTACGACGACATCAACGTCACGCCGATGCTGGACCTGGCGTACGTGCTGCTGGTGATCTTCATCGTCATGACCACCGCCGCGGTGCAGGGCGTCAAGGTCAACCTGCCCAAGGCCAGCGCCCAGCCCAGCCTGGCCAAGTCCAAGACCGTGGCGATCACCATCAACAACCAGGGTGCCATCTTCATGGATGCCATCCCAGTGACCCGCGAGGAGCTCAAGACGCGGCTGCAGCAGAAGAAGGCCGAAACGCCGGACCTGCCGGTGATCGTGCGCGGTGACAGCGAGACCCAGTACCAGAACGTGGTGGACGTGCTTGCCCTGCTCGGCGAACTCGACATCACGCAGCTGGGCCTGGTGACCCAGCGCCTGGTCAAGTAA
- a CDS encoding YbjN domain-containing protein: MNPLISSLTLEEAAETLRASGLRAQLAEQDGRPMLQSAVQGLGFILMPGNRAPDQADRYIDFTFSCLIHVEGQVSPAQVGRWNESKRFARLYTTQQTLVLAMDVFIGAGDAPLCLRGYCELWDRVLHEFITYLRTLPVHAPAAVPAVA, translated from the coding sequence ATGAATCCCCTCATTTCCAGCCTCACCCTCGAAGAAGCCGCCGAGACCCTGCGCGCCAGCGGCCTGCGTGCGCAGCTGGCGGAACAGGATGGCCGGCCGATGCTGCAGAGCGCCGTGCAGGGCCTGGGCTTCATCCTCATGCCGGGCAATCGCGCGCCGGACCAGGCCGACCGCTACATCGACTTCACCTTCAGCTGTCTGATCCACGTCGAGGGGCAGGTGAGCCCCGCGCAGGTCGGCCGCTGGAACGAAAGCAAGCGCTTTGCGCGCCTCTACACCACGCAGCAGACCCTGGTGCTGGCGATGGACGTCTTCATCGGTGCCGGCGACGCGCCGCTGTGCCTGCGCGGCTACTGCGAGCTGTGGGACCGCGTGCTGCACGAATTCATCACCTACCTTCGGACCCTGCCGGTGCATGCGCCGGCAGCGGTGCCCGCCGTCGCCTGA
- a CDS encoding ShlB/FhaC/HecB family hemolysin secretion/activation protein: MGLRQNPSCALAPLLCLLAGASLSAHAADGAAPAEAAAPPAEARSVVPVAGRSFDIREIQVEGNTVLEAVDIETVLEFFVGENRSAADVDGARAALEKLYKEMGYNTVSVTIPRQTIQDGLVLLQVSETQVGRTIVEGGDYTSIAQVKKEVPSLAPGMVPNLRDVQRDMVHANRLATRRVTPALESGREPGTLDVKLKVEDDLPLSASLGYNNEHARGTTDTRLSLNLSYDNLFQIGHSFKLLYMTAPERTDDGTTLSATYQALMPDPSWSMDFTVLKTDSDIALRPGVNSVTDNLTVGFSASKRFSTSIENWYPSLSFGADYKSYKSTLIVRSAQGSLVELAPVDYLPINLTFSQTYASSSHRIDSSLAAIFTSGVVGSQDTELDFTRYGAEGQSIYLRASLGDQISLPRGFSINARLTGQITGQALLPAEKLSAGGIDTVRGYFDSEASADRGLVGNLELRLPSLPDYFASHKWASYLTELQPYLFTDAARLIDHGPFPDGDAPRDFTLFSAGAGLSARLREYVSLDLVWAKALQDVPFTLELNTDTPSGGGAPTASGDDRVLFRLLGSF; this comes from the coding sequence ATGGGGCTTCGGCAAAATCCGTCCTGCGCTTTGGCGCCGCTACTCTGTCTGCTGGCCGGCGCCAGCCTGTCCGCGCATGCCGCTGACGGCGCTGCGCCGGCCGAGGCTGCTGCGCCCCCGGCAGAGGCGCGCAGCGTCGTGCCCGTGGCCGGCCGCTCCTTCGACATCCGCGAGATCCAGGTCGAGGGCAACACCGTACTCGAGGCGGTCGACATCGAGACCGTGCTGGAGTTCTTCGTCGGCGAGAACCGCAGCGCGGCGGACGTCGATGGCGCGCGTGCCGCGCTGGAAAAGCTCTACAAGGAGATGGGCTACAACACCGTCAGCGTGACCATCCCGCGGCAGACGATCCAGGACGGGCTGGTCCTGCTGCAGGTCAGTGAAACGCAGGTCGGCCGCACCATCGTCGAGGGTGGCGACTACACCTCCATCGCGCAGGTCAAGAAGGAAGTGCCGTCGCTGGCGCCGGGCATGGTGCCCAACCTGCGGGACGTGCAGCGCGACATGGTCCACGCCAACCGCCTGGCCACGCGCCGCGTCACGCCGGCGCTGGAGTCGGGCCGCGAGCCGGGCACGCTGGACGTCAAGCTCAAGGTGGAAGACGACCTGCCGCTGAGCGCTTCGCTGGGCTACAACAACGAGCACGCGCGCGGCACCACCGACACGCGCCTGTCGCTCAACCTGTCCTACGACAACCTGTTCCAGATCGGCCACAGCTTCAAGCTGCTGTACATGACGGCGCCGGAGCGTACCGACGACGGTACCACCTTGTCGGCGACCTACCAGGCCCTGATGCCGGATCCGTCCTGGAGCATGGACTTCACCGTGCTCAAGACCGACAGCGACATTGCGCTGCGGCCCGGCGTCAATTCGGTCACCGACAACCTGACGGTGGGCTTCAGCGCCAGCAAGCGCTTCAGCACGTCGATCGAGAACTGGTACCCCTCGCTGAGCTTCGGCGCCGACTACAAGAGCTACAAGTCCACGCTCATCGTTCGCAGCGCCCAGGGGTCCCTGGTGGAACTGGCGCCGGTGGACTACCTGCCGATCAACCTGACCTTCTCGCAGACCTACGCCAGCAGCAGCCATCGCATCGACAGCAGCCTGGCGGCGATCTTCACCAGCGGCGTGGTCGGCAGCCAGGACACCGAGCTCGATTTCACCCGCTACGGCGCCGAGGGCCAGTCGATCTACCTGCGCGCCTCGCTGGGCGACCAGATCTCGCTGCCCAGGGGCTTTTCCATCAATGCCCGGCTGACCGGCCAGATCACCGGCCAGGCCCTGCTGCCGGCGGAAAAGCTCTCGGCTGGCGGCATCGACACGGTGCGCGGCTACTTCGACTCCGAGGCCTCGGCCGACCGCGGCCTGGTCGGCAACCTCGAACTGCGCCTGCCCTCGCTGCCCGACTACTTCGCCTCGCACAAGTGGGCCAGCTACCTGACCGAGCTGCAGCCCTACCTGTTCACCGACGCCGCGCGCCTGATCGACCACGGGCCGTTTCCCGATGGCGACGCTCCGCGCGATTTCACGCTGTTCAGCGCCGGTGCCGGCCTGAGCGCGCGCCTGCGCGAGTACGTCAGCCTGGACCTGGTCTGGGCCAAGGCCCTGCAGGACGTGCCGTTCACGCTCGAACTAAATACCGACACGCCGAGTGGCGGTGGCGCACCGACGGCCAGCGGTGACGACCGCGTGCTGTTCCGCCTCCTCGGCAGTTTCTGA
- a CDS encoding DUF2341 domain-containing protein, whose protein sequence is MSVRQVLKRAALAAAVLLPWSQPASAWWNHDWSFRKQITLDPAAAGVSGELNNGVVLLRLHEGVFPFADANADGSDLRIVAEDDKTTLKFHIEKLDPVFNLGFIWVQVPKLAAGTPVKLWLYWGNTNAAGEGDAKGSYDADQKLVYHFGENGTPAQDATSFQHHAVSAVAGNDGGLIGGSAKFDGSAVLALPATPSLALPAGGSLTWSAWIKTGATDPEAVIYAQRDAGRSFVVALRSGAPYFGFADGPGPLQESAPAASIADSEWHHLAVVATAAQSTLYVDGEARGQLARGLPVIAGAATLGGQGGVNGAPVEMPFRGEIDEMKLASSARDVAMLRLEAKNQGVADKLVTLGADEVQSSWSTGYVGIIMGSVTLDGWIVIIILMLMMVYSWYLMAVKASQVGQVSKANRVFLDAYELADGDFAVLHQATVPDGKASVRLKLEDEALERMRDSPLTHMFNTGIGELHRRLSSEKRHGRYSDTLSEQSIHAIRAKLDSTLVREMQALNKRMVLLTIAISGGPFIGLLGTVVGVMITFAGVAAAGEVNVNAIAPGISAALAATVAGMAVAIPALFGYNYLTVRIKECVAEMHVFIDAFVTSMAENYNDPAALHAIAD, encoded by the coding sequence ATGTCCGTACGTCAAGTCTTGAAGCGCGCAGCACTGGCCGCCGCCGTGCTGCTGCCCTGGTCGCAGCCAGCCAGCGCCTGGTGGAATCATGACTGGTCCTTCCGCAAGCAGATCACGCTGGACCCGGCCGCGGCCGGCGTCAGCGGCGAGCTGAACAACGGCGTCGTGCTGCTGCGCCTGCACGAGGGCGTGTTCCCCTTCGCCGACGCCAATGCCGACGGTTCCGACCTGCGCATCGTGGCGGAGGACGACAAGACCACGCTGAAGTTCCACATCGAAAAGCTCGACCCGGTGTTCAACCTCGGCTTCATCTGGGTGCAGGTGCCGAAGCTGGCCGCCGGCACGCCGGTCAAGCTGTGGCTGTACTGGGGCAACACCAACGCCGCCGGCGAAGGCGACGCCAAGGGCAGCTACGACGCCGACCAGAAGCTGGTCTACCACTTCGGCGAGAACGGTACTCCGGCACAGGATGCGACCTCGTTCCAGCATCACGCCGTCAGCGCCGTGGCCGGCAACGACGGCGGCCTGATCGGTGGCTCCGCCAAGTTCGACGGCAGCGCCGTGCTGGCACTGCCCGCCACGCCCTCGCTGGCCCTGCCGGCGGGCGGCTCGCTGACCTGGTCGGCCTGGATCAAGACCGGCGCCACCGACCCCGAGGCGGTGATCTACGCGCAGCGCGACGCCGGGCGCTCCTTCGTCGTCGCCCTGCGCAGCGGCGCGCCGTACTTCGGCTTCGCCGACGGCCCCGGCCCGTTGCAGGAATCCGCCCCGGCGGCATCGATCGCCGACAGCGAGTGGCATCACCTCGCGGTGGTGGCGACCGCGGCGCAGTCGACGCTCTACGTCGACGGCGAGGCGCGCGGACAGCTGGCGCGCGGCCTGCCGGTGATCGCCGGCGCCGCCACGCTGGGCGGCCAGGGCGGCGTCAACGGTGCCCCGGTGGAAATGCCGTTCCGCGGCGAGATCGACGAAATGAAGCTGGCCAGCAGCGCGCGCGATGTCGCGATGCTGCGCCTGGAGGCCAAGAACCAGGGTGTCGCCGACAAGCTGGTGACGCTGGGCGCCGACGAGGTGCAGTCGTCCTGGAGCACCGGCTACGTCGGCATCATCATGGGTTCGGTCACGCTCGACGGCTGGATCGTGATCATCATCCTGATGCTGATGATGGTCTACAGCTGGTACCTGATGGCCGTCAAGGCCAGCCAGGTCGGCCAGGTGTCCAAGGCCAACCGCGTGTTCCTCGACGCCTACGAACTGGCCGACGGCGACTTCGCCGTGCTGCACCAGGCCACGGTACCCGACGGCAAGGCCAGCGTCCGGCTGAAGCTGGAAGACGAAGCACTGGAGCGCATGCGTGATTCGCCGCTGACGCACATGTTCAATACCGGCATCGGCGAACTGCACCGCCGCCTGAGCAGCGAGAAGCGCCACGGGCGCTACAGCGACACGCTCTCCGAGCAGTCGATCCATGCGATCCGCGCCAAGCTCGATTCGACCCTGGTGCGCGAGATGCAGGCGCTCAACAAGCGCATGGTGCTGCTGACCATCGCGATCTCCGGCGGCCCCTTCATCGGCCTGCTCGGCACCGTGGTCGGCGTCATGATCACCTTCGCCGGCGTCGCCGCGGCGGGCGAGGTCAACGTCAACGCCATCGCACCCGGCATCTCGGCGGCACTGGCCGCCACCGTGGCCGGCATGGCCGTCGCCATCCCGGCGCTGTTCGGCTACAACTACCTGACGGTGCGGATCAAGGAATGCGTGGCGGAAATGCACGTGTTCATCGACGCCTTCGTCACCAGCATGGCCGAGAACTACAACGATCCCGCGGCGCTTCACGCGATCGCGGATTGA
- a CDS encoding substrate-binding domain-containing protein, which translates to MKLNTSFCVVAIAAALSAQAAVAATPVPPTTVLYGGGATFPSEAYVGPSFLKTLGNPRRLSQTLGVTAPANVSVNPAALTDKTALFGAFAVVNPTIGVSYCQTGSGVGKGALSGARNATADCGDYGVAAPVGFAGPTIDADFAGSDEPVAQSDITAFNANAVGSDPAAPRSATKTSLVQIPAVAGSIAFVYNNPSLGKKKLNLTRSDVCGIFAGTITDWSQLTHTPKVTIAAKPIKVVYRSDSSGTTFSLANFLSQACPSLTLPDDTAQPANKFQMNKVFTAVVTGGVPGGSIPASGNGGIVSTVAINDGAIGYADIADGLARAKIAGGLITYATVSYAADLAKEALVIAPEASGVCPAGTFGKIKDANDGKAAGPGNPVGGTTLEPITTVLNPSTTKSLKFTCPAVTYNKLDPAKNLVPKGFTAIKLTTQAAKVLGTVNAATGRQPLADITVGTLPAGVTSCIQTVDPADYAQPLPAATKKAAADFDRYPVIAVSYLMGYTNGYGAKLAAIKSLLKAPFDAAVLGKTKTIGKAAGFQPLDLVSAASTTPVFVANSAAAIVDACVAN; encoded by the coding sequence ATGAAACTGAATACCTCGTTCTGCGTGGTGGCTATTGCCGCCGCGCTGTCGGCGCAGGCGGCCGTCGCCGCTACGCCGGTCCCGCCGACCACCGTGCTGTACGGCGGCGGCGCGACCTTCCCGTCCGAAGCCTACGTCGGCCCCAGCTTCCTCAAGACGCTCGGCAACCCGCGTCGCCTGTCGCAGACCCTCGGCGTCACCGCCCCGGCCAACGTCAGCGTCAACCCGGCCGCCCTGACCGACAAGACCGCGCTGTTCGGCGCCTTCGCCGTGGTCAACCCGACCATCGGCGTGTCCTACTGCCAGACCGGCTCCGGCGTCGGCAAGGGTGCGCTGTCCGGCGCCCGCAACGCCACCGCCGATTGCGGCGACTACGGTGTCGCCGCCCCGGTGGGCTTCGCCGGCCCGACCATCGACGCCGACTTCGCCGGCAGCGACGAGCCGGTCGCCCAGTCCGACATCACGGCCTTCAACGCCAACGCCGTGGGCTCCGACCCGGCCGCCCCGCGCTCCGCCACCAAGACCTCGCTGGTGCAGATCCCGGCCGTCGCCGGCTCGATCGCGTTCGTCTACAACAACCCCTCGCTGGGCAAGAAGAAGCTCAACCTGACCCGTTCGGACGTCTGCGGCATCTTCGCCGGCACGATCACCGACTGGAGCCAGCTGACGCACACGCCGAAGGTCACCATCGCCGCCAAGCCGATCAAGGTCGTCTACCGCAGCGACAGCTCCGGCACCACCTTCAGCCTGGCCAACTTCCTGTCGCAGGCCTGCCCCTCGCTCACCCTCCCGGATGACACGGCGCAGCCGGCGAACAAGTTCCAGATGAACAAGGTGTTCACCGCGGTGGTCACCGGTGGCGTTCCGGGCGGCTCGATCCCTGCCAGCGGCAACGGCGGCATCGTCAGCACGGTTGCGATCAACGACGGTGCCATCGGCTACGCCGACATCGCCGACGGCCTGGCTCGCGCCAAGATCGCCGGCGGCCTGATCACCTATGCGACCGTGTCCTACGCCGCTGACCTGGCCAAGGAAGCGCTGGTAATTGCGCCGGAAGCTTCTGGAGTCTGCCCGGCGGGCACCTTCGGCAAGATCAAGGACGCCAACGACGGCAAGGCTGCTGGTCCGGGCAACCCGGTCGGCGGCACCACCCTGGAGCCGATCACCACCGTCCTCAACCCGAGCACCACCAAGTCGCTGAAGTTCACCTGCCCGGCCGTGACGTACAACAAGCTCGACCCCGCGAAGAACCTGGTGCCGAAGGGCTTCACCGCCATCAAGCTGACCACGCAGGCCGCCAAGGTCCTGGGCACGGTCAACGCCGCCACCGGCCGTCAGCCGCTGGCTGACATCACCGTCGGCACGCTGCCGGCTGGCGTGACCAGCTGCATCCAGACCGTCGACCCGGCCGACTACGCCCAGCCGCTGCCGGCCGCGACGAAGAAGGCCGCTGCCGACTTCGACCGCTACCCGGTGATCGCCGTGTCGTACCTGATGGGCTACACCAATGGCTACGGCGCCAAGCTGGCCGCCATCAAGTCGCTGCTGAAGGCTCCGTTCGACGCCGCCGTCCTGGGCAAGACCAAGACCATCGGCAAGGCCGCGGGCTTCCAGCCGCTGGATCTGGTCTCGGCTGCCTCGACCACGCCGGTCTTCGTCGCCAACTCGGCTGCTGCGATCGTCGACGCCTGCGTCGCCAACTAA